From Deltaproteobacteria bacterium, the proteins below share one genomic window:
- a CDS encoding branched-chain amino acid ABC transporter permease, giving the protein MDPELLLIILVDGLVYGSYLFMVAVGLTVICGVQKLLNVTHGALYAFGAYLAATLLILYFRVDWPEYGAFVVMLLAALFLGVVFGLIIERGLLRHLYHEDEHIIVLATFAAFLVLEDVLLLIWGTDPYLAPEPLGLLGSTEIAGLPFDNYSLSMVLLSAVVASVLWYGLNRTQFGKLLLAVIYDRELAQAMGINVNRIFLLTFMLGSFLGALGGAYQAPAISVQPGIGVEVIVLAFAVVVIGGMGSIPGALIGSVIVGVARAFAVHQEPALELFVIYLIMAAVLIVRPQGLFAPAKPRTI; this is encoded by the coding sequence TTGGATCCCGAGCTGCTACTCATCATCCTCGTCGACGGACTCGTCTACGGTTCCTATCTGTTCATGGTGGCGGTGGGCCTGACGGTCATCTGCGGCGTCCAGAAGCTCCTCAACGTTACCCACGGGGCGCTCTACGCGTTCGGCGCCTATCTCGCGGCAACGCTGCTGATCCTCTATTTCCGGGTGGACTGGCCCGAGTACGGCGCCTTCGTGGTCATGCTGTTGGCGGCGCTCTTCCTCGGCGTGGTCTTCGGCCTCATCATCGAGCGCGGCCTGCTGCGCCATCTCTATCACGAGGACGAGCACATCATCGTGCTGGCGACCTTCGCGGCTTTCCTGGTGCTCGAGGACGTCCTGTTGCTGATCTGGGGCACCGACCCCTATCTTGCACCGGAGCCCCTCGGGCTGCTGGGCTCGACGGAGATCGCCGGGCTTCCCTTCGACAACTACAGCCTGTCCATGGTGCTGCTGTCGGCCGTGGTGGCCTCGGTGCTCTGGTACGGGCTCAACCGGACCCAGTTCGGCAAGCTTCTGCTGGCGGTGATCTATGACCGGGAGCTGGCCCAGGCCATGGGGATCAACGTCAACCGGATCTTTCTGCTGACCTTCATGCTGGGCTCGTTCCTGGGGGCCCTGGGCGGCGCCTACCAGGCGCCGGCGATCTCGGTGCAGCCCGGCATCGGCGTGGAGGTGATCGTCCTGGCCTTCGCCGTGGTGGTCATCGGCGGCATGGGCAGCATTCCCGGCGCCCTCATCGGCTCGGTTATCGTGGGCGTGGCCCGGGCGTTCGCGGTGCACCAGGAACCGGCCCTGGAGTTGTTCGTCATCTACCTGATCATGGCCGCGGTGCTCATCGTCCGGCCGCAGGGCCTGTTCGCGCCCGCCAAGCCGAGGACCATATGA